The genomic region TTGCTAGTGAGGGAGGTCATGCTGACTTTGCACCCCGCTCAGAACTGGAGTTTCAACTGTTGCTGTACTTGCGTGACAAGCATGGGATTGACCGGGTGTCTGTAGAGCGAGTAGTCTCTGGTGCAGGTATTGTTTCAATCTATGAGTTTCTGCGCGATCGGGGTATGGCTAAAGAATCACCTGCTCTCACCGAGGTGTTCAAAACTTGGCATCACCAAATTGGACGAGAGGAGAAAACGATCGATCCCGCGGCAGAAATTTCTAAAGCAGCCCTCAGTGGTCAGGATTACCTTTGCGAAAAAGCTATGGAACTATTTGTCAGTGCCTACGGAGCCGAAGCTGGCAACCTTGCCCTGAAGCTATTACCCTATGCAGGACTGTATGTGGCTGGTGGCATTGCTGCTAAAAACCTGCCCTTGTTCCAAAACGGAGACTTTATGCGCGCCCTGTTGCAAAAAGGTCGGATGCGGGCAGTGTTAGAACGGATTCCTGTCAACGTTGTGCTGAATCCACGGGTGGGTTTGATTGGTGCTGCCTTGTATGCCGCCTGTAGCACTGAATAACTGGTTCACATACCTAGAACAATTGAGCTATAGTAACGATAATCTCCTTGCTGCATCCCTATGGTCAAGATTGTTAGTCGCACGCCCCTTGGCTCTCAACCTGTTTTTGACATTGGCCTAGAACGCATCCATAACTTTCTGCTAGCCAATGGCTTGATTGCCTCTAATTGTTTTAATAAGTCCCACTCGACGGCCTATGGCTATGTCACTTATCAGACTGCCTACCTGAAGGCCAATTATCCTGTGGAATACATGGCGGCTCTGCTGACGGCTAATGCTGATGATCAGGAAAAGGTGCAGAAGTATATTGCTGACTGCTTAAGCATGGGGATCACGGTGGAACTGCCAGATATTAACCGATCGGGCATTGACTTTACACCCCAGGGCAAAACCATCCTGTTTGGCCTATCGGCAGTGCGCAATGTGGGGCAAGCGGCGGTGGAGTCCCTGCTGGCAGCAAGGCAGGAGGGGGGTGCGTTCAAATCCTTAGCAGACCTGTGTGAGCGTATTGACGTGCGCACTGTAAACCGTCGGGCACTGGAATGTCTCATCAAGTGTGGTGCTATGGATTGTTTCAACGCCAATCGCAACCAACTGTTAGCAGACCTCAAGCTGGTGTTGGACTGGTCACAGGCTCGTGCCCGTGAGCGTGCCAATGGCCAGGGTAGTTTATTTGACCTGTTAGGCAGTAACTCTGCTTCCTCAGATAGCAACTTTGATGCAGCTCCCAAGGCTCCACCTGTGCCTGACCTCCCCCGGCAGGAAAAGCTCAAATATGAAAAGGAACTCTTGGGCTTTTATATTTCTGACCATCCGCTCAAGGCTGTTCAACAGTCTGCCCGGATTCTAGCCCCTGTGAATCTGAGTGATTTAAACTCTTTGCCAGAGAGTGCATCGATTAGTGCTATTGCCATGATTACTAGCCTGAAGCAAGTGACCACTAAGAAGGGCGATCGGATGGCAACCATGCAGATTGAAGATTTGAGTGGGCGTTGTGAAGCCGTTGTGTTTCCCAAGGCCTACGATCGCCTGAAGGATTTACTCATACCCGATGCCCGCCTGATGATCTGGGGTAAGGTTGATGTCCGTGAAGAGCAGCGGCAATTGATCATAGACGATGCTGAACCTGTGGATCAGGTGCAATTGGTGATGGTAGAGCTGGATCCACAGCGAGCTAGTGACGTGGCCGAACGCAATCGCTTGCGAGAAATCCTGGTGGCCAATCGTGGCAGTGATGAAAAAGCCAAGGTTCCAGTGGTAGCAATCGTTGGCACTCCTACCTACCGTCAGTTCGTCCGTCTTGGCCCCCAGTTCCAGGTGCAAAATTCAAACGCAACGGTCTCAGCCCTACTCAAGGCTGGTTTTCAGGCGCGTACCAGTTCCTTGGTGGCCCATTCTATTGCCTCCTAACTCGTTGTAGCCTCCATCAAATCGGCAACCACACCTAGGAGTAATTCTCCAGCTTCATCCAGGCTGTGGCCGATCGTCATTACCCCATCGTCGTGACCTGCCATCACTAGGATTTTTCTTGTGGCCAAGTCTTCCTCTCGAAACAATCGCTCCATTTCCCCTGCCATCTGAGGTGTGCCATAGGGAACATCAGCACGGGTTGTCGGCACTTGGAACAGCAATTGCTCCCACAATCGCCGATGATGAACGTGGATAATCCCCATTACCCATGGCTGGCAGTGGTAGATAGCCGCATGGGTCAGGGATTCTGATGATGCTTTGACTTGGCCCACACAGGTCAAGGTATTCTGACCTAGGTCAAACGTAGTGACTAGGGTGTAATCATTATGGCTTAGCCTAGGCAGACAGCCTGTTTGGGTGCCCGTGATGATGAACTGGTTAGACGTGCTCACCCGTTGACTAATGTTGCCAAAGCCAATGCCGTTGGGGTAAGCGCCAATCAACCCTGCCTGATACAGGCGCTCTCGCCATTGCATTAAGTCTGCAATCAGCTCAGGATCGGGTGATCGACCCTGAATCCACTGACAGTGAAACTTGATTACTCCCTCATCAATGGCCATGATAATTCTCTATAGCCAAGATTGCTTTCCGTAAACATTGTAAGTTGCCTTGTCGGGTTAGAATGCTGCATGGAACTTCTATAGTTAACAGTGACACCCTAGTACCCCTATGGATTTTGCAAGTCTTGCGGCCCAAGTGAACGCTGGCACAATTCTGCCTGAACTAATTGTGCTGACCACACTGCTCGTTGTACTATCTGCCGATTTGATTTCTGGACGTGCTTCTTGGCAATGGACACCCTACTTTGCAGTTGGGGGGCTAGTTGTGGCGATCGGTTCTCTCTATTTCCTATGGGATAGCGCTGACCCGATCGGCTTTCTTGGCGGCTTTAACAGCGATGCCCTTAGCATTGTATTTCGTGGCATTATCGCCCTGTCGGCAGCAGTGACGATTTTAATGTCAGTCACCTATGTAGAGCGGTCAGGTACTTCCCTGGGCGAATTTATTACCATCTTGCTAACTGCAACCCTAGGGGGAATGTTTCTATCGGGGGCCGATGAACTAGTATCCGTATTCGTTTCCCTGGAGACCTTAAGTATTGCCTCTTACCTGATGACTGGGTACATGAAGCGTGATCCCCGTTCCAATGAGGCGGCGCTGAAATACCTGTTAATTGGGGCTTCTAGTTCTGCCATCTTTCTCTATGGCGTGTCATTACTGTATGGGCTGTCTGGAGGTGAAACGCGGTTAACGGAGATTGCAGCTAGTATTACTAGCAATGGAACTGGTACCTCCATCGGGTTAGTTGTGGCTCTGGTGTTTGCCATTGCAGGTATTGCCTTCAAAATCGCAGCCGTTCCCTTCCACCAGTGGACACCTGACGTTTATGAGGGATCTCCCACGCCTGTTGTGGCTTTTCTTTCTGTTGGTTCCAAGGCAGCAGGTTTTGCCCTGGCGATTCGGCTGCTGGTGACCTGTTTCCCTTCCCTAGTGGACGAGTGGCGGTTTGTATTCACGGCTCTAGCCATTTTGAGCATGGTGCTAGGGAATGTGGTAGCCCTGGCCCAGACTAGCATGAAGCGGATGCTGGCCTATTCGTCAATTGGGCAAGCTGGCTTTGTGATGATCGGGCTGATCCCCGGTACTGATGCCGGGTATGCCAGCATGGTGTTCTACCTCTTGGTTTACCTGTTTATGAACCTAGGGGCCTTTACCTGCGTAATTTTGTTCTCGTTGCGGACAGGTACGGATGACATCAATGAATACTCTGGTTTGTATCAAAAAGATCCATTGCTAACTCTGGGATTGAGCATTTGTCTGCTCTCGCTTGGTGGCATTCCACCCCTAGCCGGGTTCTTTGGCAAATTGTATCTGTTCTGGGCTGGCTGGCGCTCTGGACTGTACTTACTGGTCTTGCTAGGACTGCTTACCAGTGTGATTTCCATTTACTACTACATCCGTGTGGTCAAGATGATGGTCGTGAAGGAACCCCATGAGATGTCTCCGTCGGTGCAAAATTACCCAACCATTAATTGGAATTTGCCTGGAATGCGTCCCTTGCAAGTGGGTCTAGTGTTCTCTCTAATCGCTA from Cyanobacteriota bacterium harbors:
- a CDS encoding glucokinase, which translates into the protein ACFGIAGPVVNNTSQLTNLDWRLEAGRLAQELNISHIDLINDFAAIGYGVLGLTHNDLYTLQKGDPQAGAPIAVIGAGTGLGEAFLVGQGANYRVFASEGGHADFAPRSELEFQLLLYLRDKHGIDRVSVERVVSGAGIVSIYEFLRDRGMAKESPALTEVFKTWHHQIGREEKTIDPAAEISKAALSGQDYLCEKAMELFVSAYGAEAGNLALKLLPYAGLYVAGGIAAKNLPLFQNGDFMRALLQKGRMRAVLERIPVNVVLNPRVGLIGAALYAACSTE
- a CDS encoding OB-fold nucleic acid binding domain-containing protein; the protein is MVKIVSRTPLGSQPVFDIGLERIHNFLLANGLIASNCFNKSHSTAYGYVTYQTAYLKANYPVEYMAALLTANADDQEKVQKYIADCLSMGITVELPDINRSGIDFTPQGKTILFGLSAVRNVGQAAVESLLAARQEGGAFKSLADLCERIDVRTVNRRALECLIKCGAMDCFNANRNQLLADLKLVLDWSQARARERANGQGSLFDLLGSNSASSDSNFDAAPKAPPVPDLPRQEKLKYEKELLGFYISDHPLKAVQQSARILAPVNLSDLNSLPESASISAIAMITSLKQVTTKKGDRMATMQIEDLSGRCEAVVFPKAYDRLKDLLIPDARLMIWGKVDVREEQRQLIIDDAEPVDQVQLVMVELDPQRASDVAERNRLREILVANRGSDEKAKVPVVAIVGTPTYRQFVRLGPQFQVQNSNATVSALLKAGFQARTSSLVAHSIAS
- a CDS encoding class II aldolase/adducin family protein, which gives rise to MAIDEGVIKFHCQWIQGRSPDPELIADLMQWRERLYQAGLIGAYPNGIGFGNISQRVSTSNQFIITGTQTGCLPRLSHNDYTLVTTFDLGQNTLTCVGQVKASSESLTHAAIYHCQPWVMGIIHVHHRRLWEQLLFQVPTTRADVPYGTPQMAGEMERLFREEDLATRKILVMAGHDDGVMTIGHSLDEAGELLLGVVADLMEATTS
- a CDS encoding NAD(P)H-quinone oxidoreductase subunit N, with product MDFASLAAQVNAGTILPELIVLTTLLVVLSADLISGRASWQWTPYFAVGGLVVAIGSLYFLWDSADPIGFLGGFNSDALSIVFRGIIALSAAVTILMSVTYVERSGTSLGEFITILLTATLGGMFLSGADELVSVFVSLETLSIASYLMTGYMKRDPRSNEAALKYLLIGASSSAIFLYGVSLLYGLSGGETRLTEIAASITSNGTGTSIGLVVALVFAIAGIAFKIAAVPFHQWTPDVYEGSPTPVVAFLSVGSKAAGFALAIRLLVTCFPSLVDEWRFVFTALAILSMVLGNVVALAQTSMKRMLAYSSIGQAGFVMIGLIPGTDAGYASMVFYLLVYLFMNLGAFTCVILFSLRTGTDDINEYSGLYQKDPLLTLGLSICLLSLGGIPPLAGFFGKLYLFWAGWRSGLYLLVLLGLLTSVISIYYYIRVVKMMVVKEPHEMSPSVQNYPTINWNLPGMRPLQVGLVFSLIATSLAGILSNPLFSLANNSIVKTPLLQSAMPTAEAVAAVSASPTTTTLVSLAEQR